The proteins below come from a single Sinorhizobium fredii genomic window:
- a CDS encoding sugar ABC transporter ATP-binding protein, with protein MNNEITIKMVEVAKAFGETRALKKCDFEARAGEVHAIVGENGSGKSTMAKIMSGVLHPDAGKVAILGERVASPIDAKRVGLATIFQEVLVAEEASVFDNLYVGRDGIFRPEKNKGDRKLEAQNILTRLVGKPVDIEQIVGSLPLSVKQWIVIARAILRKPKVLILDESSAALDLDSTIRLHEEIDRLRAGGATVLIVTHRIAELVRIADRATILRDGVTVGVLEKHEITEENLLAMMTPADRRASEATEYASKKDREVAPAILSVRNLAAHRAAAPFDFDLPRGAIVGVAGLDGQGQDAFVRAVAGILQPFGGDVQVRSADTGKMTSITTLDEATKFGISYVSGDRKREGIFPQQSIFENLAIGVYRKNLGPLGVIKKQSLKPMFKREVDRLRIKIGSPSNKITSLSGGNQQKVLIGRAFANDPQVIVLNDPARGVDLGTKRDLYRELRSFADKGGSVIYLSSEIEEFLGFADRVDVFFAGKLFRSLAGDDIAEEPILAAMFGKSKNASVEFEVERTA; from the coding sequence ATGAACAATGAAATCACTATCAAAATGGTCGAGGTCGCCAAGGCATTCGGAGAGACGAGGGCGTTGAAGAAGTGCGACTTCGAGGCCCGGGCCGGCGAGGTCCACGCGATCGTCGGTGAGAACGGTAGCGGCAAGAGCACCATGGCAAAAATCATGTCTGGCGTGCTGCATCCCGACGCCGGTAAGGTAGCAATTCTCGGGGAGCGCGTTGCATCGCCAATCGACGCGAAACGCGTCGGCCTCGCCACGATATTCCAGGAAGTCCTGGTGGCTGAAGAAGCCAGTGTCTTCGACAACCTCTATGTTGGACGCGATGGTATCTTTAGGCCCGAGAAGAACAAGGGCGATCGGAAGCTTGAGGCGCAGAATATTCTAACGCGCCTTGTCGGCAAACCAGTCGATATCGAGCAGATTGTCGGCAGCCTGCCATTGAGCGTCAAGCAATGGATCGTAATTGCGCGCGCTATCCTTCGAAAACCGAAGGTTCTGATCCTCGATGAATCCTCTGCGGCTCTTGACCTCGATTCTACGATCCGCCTTCACGAAGAAATCGACCGTCTGCGAGCGGGTGGAGCGACGGTGCTGATCGTCACTCACCGCATCGCTGAGCTCGTCCGCATCGCCGATCGCGCGACTATCCTTCGGGACGGGGTCACCGTTGGGGTGCTGGAAAAGCATGAGATCACCGAAGAGAACCTGTTGGCGATGATGACCCCAGCCGACCGGCGGGCGAGTGAGGCGACAGAGTACGCATCTAAAAAGGACCGCGAAGTAGCACCGGCGATCCTGTCGGTGCGAAACCTCGCCGCTCACAGGGCGGCGGCTCCCTTCGACTTCGACCTCCCGAGGGGAGCAATCGTCGGCGTGGCGGGTCTTGACGGACAGGGGCAGGATGCGTTCGTGCGCGCTGTCGCGGGAATCCTTCAGCCTTTCGGAGGCGATGTCCAAGTCCGATCTGCCGACACAGGCAAAATGACCTCGATAACTACTCTCGATGAGGCGACCAAGTTTGGCATTTCTTACGTGTCTGGAGATCGAAAGCGGGAAGGCATCTTCCCGCAGCAGAGCATCTTCGAGAACTTGGCGATCGGCGTCTACAGGAAGAACCTAGGACCGCTTGGCGTTATCAAAAAACAATCGCTTAAGCCGATGTTCAAGCGGGAAGTTGATCGCCTGCGCATCAAGATCGGCAGCCCCTCTAATAAGATAACGTCCCTTTCTGGAGGCAATCAGCAAAAGGTGCTGATTGGACGGGCATTTGCGAACGATCCCCAAGTCATTGTCCTCAATGATCCGGCACGCGGTGTCGACCTCGGAACCAAACGAGACCTTTACCGCGAGCTGCGCTCCTTCGCCGACAAGGGCGGAAGCGTCATCTATCTTTCCAGTGAGATCGAGGAGTTTCTCGGCTTCGCCGACCGCGTCGACGTCTTCTTCGCCGGCAAGCTCTTCCGGTCGCTTGCTGGTGACGATATCGCCGAAGAGCCCATCCTCGCGGCGATGTTCGGAAAGTCTAAAAACGCCTCCGTTGAGTTCGAAGTGGAAAGGACCGCATAA
- a CDS encoding GntR family transcriptional regulator, translating to MESDLQIARQNATLRVKVEDTLRQAIAKGRFKPGQRLVERELCEMLGVGRTSVREALRQLEAEGIITSFPHKGPVVSTITYEEAAQLYTVRALLEGFAGQQFAENGTAADIATLQAAVVEFEAAAASDVGSRLIDAKNAFYNCLMDGSKNVFVRQLLTSLHNRINLLRMTSMTQPGRLAHSIEEIKEIAEAIKNRNGPLAAAACKHHIDQAAKVALEYLRKNAAHES from the coding sequence ATGGAGTCAGATCTACAGATTGCGAGACAGAATGCGACCTTGCGCGTCAAGGTCGAAGATACCCTGCGACAGGCGATTGCAAAAGGCCGTTTCAAACCCGGGCAGCGCCTTGTCGAGCGCGAGCTCTGTGAGATGCTCGGCGTCGGAAGGACTTCAGTTCGTGAGGCTCTGCGTCAGCTGGAGGCCGAAGGTATCATCACCAGTTTCCCTCACAAGGGACCGGTCGTGAGCACGATCACCTATGAGGAAGCTGCGCAACTGTATACGGTGCGCGCGCTGCTCGAGGGTTTCGCCGGGCAGCAATTTGCGGAAAACGGCACGGCGGCAGATATTGCAACACTTCAGGCTGCGGTAGTCGAGTTCGAGGCCGCCGCTGCAAGCGACGTAGGAAGCCGATTAATCGACGCGAAGAACGCTTTTTACAATTGCTTGATGGACGGCAGCAAGAATGTGTTCGTCAGGCAACTGCTCACATCTCTCCACAACCGGATCAACTTGCTGCGCATGACCTCGATGACACAGCCGGGCCGCCTTGCTCACAGCATTGAAGAGATCAAAGAAATCGCGGAAGCCATCAAGAATCGCAACGGTCCGCTGGCTGCGGCTGCCTGCAAGCACCACATCGATCAAGCTGCGAAGGTAGCTTTGGAATATCTCCGGAAGAACGCCGCTCACGAATCTTGA
- a CDS encoding NAD(P)-dependent oxidoreductase, whose translation MSTTVKAARVAFIGLGAMGQPMAQHLISAGFEVLGFDLSQDARQELAKAGGRAAETISDAMKGADYVITMLPNGKIVRGALLTGNACDGLKPGALVIDMSSSAPNDTRELGVELAARGFRLVDAPVSGGVKRAVSGTLTIMAGGVETDIEEAEPFLKAIGSQVFKTGPVGSGHAMKAINNFVSGAGVLAAIEAVVLGRSFGLEPNTIVDILNSSSGKNNATEVKMKQFILSETFGSGFALGLMAKDIRIAADLATTLGLRLEALASTADAWDAAQKELGPAEDHTRIIQYVTDHA comes from the coding sequence TTGTCAACGACAGTCAAGGCAGCGCGCGTGGCCTTCATCGGTCTCGGCGCGATGGGTCAGCCTATGGCCCAACACCTCATCTCGGCGGGTTTTGAAGTCCTCGGATTCGATCTCTCGCAGGATGCGCGGCAGGAACTTGCAAAAGCAGGCGGCCGAGCCGCGGAGACGATTTCAGACGCCATGAAAGGCGCCGATTACGTCATTACCATGCTTCCCAACGGCAAGATCGTCCGGGGTGCCCTCCTGACCGGAAATGCCTGCGACGGCCTGAAGCCAGGTGCTCTTGTCATCGACATGAGCTCTTCTGCGCCGAACGACACTCGTGAACTCGGGGTTGAACTCGCTGCGCGAGGGTTTAGGCTGGTGGACGCGCCAGTATCCGGCGGCGTCAAACGCGCCGTTTCGGGGACTCTGACCATCATGGCGGGCGGCGTCGAAACCGACATAGAAGAGGCGGAGCCGTTCCTCAAGGCGATCGGATCGCAGGTGTTTAAGACGGGTCCGGTCGGATCGGGCCATGCTATGAAGGCAATCAATAACTTCGTTTCTGGCGCAGGGGTACTCGCGGCAATAGAGGCCGTGGTTCTCGGCCGTTCGTTCGGCTTAGAGCCTAATACGATCGTGGACATTCTGAATTCCTCGTCGGGCAAAAACAATGCGACGGAGGTGAAGATGAAGCAGTTCATCCTGTCCGAAACATTCGGCTCCGGTTTCGCGCTTGGACTGATGGCGAAAGATATCCGTATCGCTGCCGACCTCGCTACGACGCTCGGCCTGCGCCTGGAAGCTCTTGCAAGCACCGCTGATGCTTGGGACGCGGCGCAGAAGGAGCTCGGTCCCGCGGAGGATCACACCCGCATCATCCAGTACGTGACGGACCACGCGTAG
- a CDS encoding ABC transporter substrate-binding protein: protein MKKISKTILGALVSVSALASAAYADGVDQLPETEKKIYEIVDPQIPLGPSAYKDFKPKKGPPWKIGYASSYAGNTWRAAALDAVMNELLPRSKQAGLVSEVVVTQSDLKDSVQIQQMRQMVDDGVDAIIICCSNVTALNQTIEYAYKAGVPVFSFSGYVTSPYAINGAANHAQGGGEMATWLAEKIGKKGNVLLVSGIPGFASSDSFDKAAKEALAKYPDINIVGEVAGKWTDQVAQVEVQKFLATNPTQIDGILTQGAQENGVLNAMLQSGRSMVPITLGGEASAACYWRKNPEWIDAGFHIWPPRREMQQMWEIMLRTLQGQGPKVQSFLRPVLPFTIDEVRAAIPEDCDLNSTDFIEPKADGWFPAAVADKYFERPADPWKPVAN, encoded by the coding sequence ATGAAAAAGATTTCTAAAACGATTCTTGGGGCGCTGGTTTCCGTCAGCGCCCTGGCGAGCGCGGCCTACGCTGACGGCGTCGACCAGTTGCCCGAAACCGAAAAGAAAATCTACGAGATCGTCGATCCGCAGATTCCGCTTGGCCCGAGCGCCTACAAGGACTTTAAGCCCAAGAAAGGTCCGCCGTGGAAGATCGGTTACGCGAGCAGCTACGCAGGGAACACCTGGCGCGCGGCCGCCCTCGATGCTGTGATGAACGAACTTCTTCCCCGCTCGAAGCAAGCAGGCCTTGTTTCGGAGGTCGTGGTCACGCAGTCCGATCTCAAGGATTCAGTGCAGATCCAGCAGATGCGCCAGATGGTGGATGACGGTGTCGACGCTATCATCATTTGCTGCTCGAACGTCACGGCGCTCAACCAGACCATCGAATATGCCTACAAAGCGGGTGTTCCGGTCTTCTCCTTCTCCGGTTACGTGACCTCGCCGTACGCTATAAACGGCGCTGCAAACCACGCACAGGGTGGCGGCGAAATGGCAACTTGGCTTGCCGAGAAGATTGGAAAGAAGGGCAACGTTCTTCTCGTTTCCGGTATTCCCGGCTTCGCCTCATCTGACAGCTTCGACAAGGCTGCCAAGGAGGCCCTTGCCAAGTATCCAGACATCAACATCGTGGGCGAAGTGGCTGGAAAGTGGACCGACCAGGTCGCTCAGGTTGAAGTTCAGAAGTTCCTGGCGACGAACCCGACCCAAATCGATGGTATCCTCACGCAAGGCGCACAGGAAAACGGCGTTCTCAACGCTATGCTGCAGTCGGGACGCTCGATGGTACCAATCACGCTCGGCGGCGAAGCTTCGGCCGCGTGCTATTGGCGGAAGAACCCCGAGTGGATCGATGCAGGCTTTCACATCTGGCCGCCGCGCCGCGAGATGCAGCAGATGTGGGAGATCATGCTCCGCACGCTTCAGGGACAGGGGCCTAAAGTGCAGTCCTTCCTGCGACCGGTTCTGCCATTCACGATCGACGAGGTGCGTGCAGCTATCCCCGAAGATTGCGACCTTAACTCGACGGACTTCATCGAGCCAAAGGCTGACGGATGGTTCCCGGCTGCCGTAGCGGACAAGTATTTCGAGCGACCAGCCGACCCTTGGAAGCCCGTGGCCAACTAA
- a CDS encoding GFA family protein produces MWNCFCQTCRKSHAADHNTAAKVKSEHFKILTGQDMLKSFESTPGKLRWFCSTCGSHVYAERPASPELKVLRAGTFDTDPGNVPMSNVWVSHAKAWLGHDPSKPSSPEFP; encoded by the coding sequence ATGTGGAATTGCTTCTGCCAAACATGTCGAAAGTCACACGCCGCTGACCATAATACCGCTGCAAAGGTGAAAAGCGAGCACTTCAAGATCCTGACAGGTCAAGACATGCTCAAGAGTTTCGAATCGACGCCTGGAAAGCTACGATGGTTTTGTTCAACATGCGGCTCACATGTTTATGCGGAGCGGCCGGCTAGCCCAGAGCTCAAAGTCCTTAGAGCTGGCACCTTTGACACTGATCCTGGCAACGTGCCGATGTCAAACGTGTGGGTCTCCCATGCGAAAGCCTGGTTGGGGCATGATCCGTCGAAACCAAGCTCACCCGAGTTCCCGTAA
- a CDS encoding ABC transporter permease, translated as MVTKVMTSEIVSAQRSNPIGTHKSISIGFALLACLLLLGALLVPGFVSSQNARSILLLAAFLGLASVGQTLCALVGALDLSIPYIIGGANILLPSLMVAGLPAPVAMLLVVLLGALIGAGNGALSFKLQGQALIMSLGVGFAAVGAVQIYTSLGSQFGGTVFAPVPGWLRNISAFNGTFFGLPIPPVIIIWAVVAIALGWVMYNTWFGRSIYAIGGSRTAAARLGISEFKVWTVIHSVSGAMSAITGMLLLGFSGGGFVGVGDPYLFTTVAAVVIGGTSLLGGAGGYGATVLGVLVLTVLTSLLVGLGLSFPAQQAVVGLLIVPMVAIYARSPHIRNQI; from the coding sequence ATGGTTACCAAGGTCATGACTTCTGAGATCGTCTCAGCACAGCGCTCAAATCCAATCGGTACGCACAAGAGCATCTCGATCGGCTTCGCGCTTCTTGCCTGTCTTCTGCTGCTTGGTGCACTGCTGGTCCCCGGCTTCGTCTCGTCGCAGAACGCGCGCTCGATACTTCTCCTGGCTGCGTTCCTCGGACTCGCGTCTGTCGGACAGACGCTGTGCGCTCTAGTGGGCGCGCTCGATCTTTCGATCCCGTACATCATCGGGGGTGCCAACATCCTTCTACCAAGCCTAATGGTGGCAGGACTGCCGGCTCCTGTAGCCATGCTTTTGGTGGTGTTGCTGGGCGCCCTCATCGGCGCTGGGAATGGCGCTCTGAGTTTCAAGCTCCAAGGCCAGGCACTGATCATGTCGCTCGGAGTCGGCTTCGCCGCGGTTGGCGCGGTACAGATCTACACGTCGCTCGGCTCGCAGTTCGGCGGGACAGTGTTCGCGCCCGTCCCCGGATGGCTGCGCAACATTTCAGCATTCAACGGGACATTCTTTGGTCTGCCGATTCCCCCTGTCATCATCATCTGGGCTGTCGTCGCCATCGCGCTGGGTTGGGTCATGTACAATACTTGGTTTGGTCGTAGCATCTACGCCATCGGAGGAAGTCGGACTGCCGCCGCGCGCCTTGGAATCTCCGAGTTCAAGGTTTGGACGGTTATCCATAGCGTCAGCGGTGCGATGTCCGCGATCACAGGCATGCTACTCCTCGGTTTTTCGGGCGGCGGGTTCGTCGGGGTCGGCGATCCGTATCTGTTCACCACCGTCGCTGCGGTCGTAATTGGTGGAACATCACTGCTTGGTGGGGCAGGCGGTTACGGCGCCACCGTTCTCGGCGTACTCGTGCTTACCGTGTTGACGTCCCTTCTCGTGGGACTGGGCCTCAGTTTCCCTGCGCAGCAGGCCGTCGTCGGTCTGCTGATCGTGCCGATGGTCGCGATCTATGCCCGATCGCCCCACATCCGAAACCAGATCTGA
- a CDS encoding NADPH-dependent FMN reductase, which produces MKIVAITGNLTRPSKTRAVADYVVGRARSCGDVVNCWDLVDLHPHLGATIWPSDAAENVKAALEDVATSDLLIVGSPVYKASYTGLLKHFFDLIDMKALKGRHIIAFATGKAPAHGPLVEVSMRALFDFFDAQIDGKFIFALDEDFDNAVLSENLRAAVDDTFDNARRAVSAWRAGGYQWPFPA; this is translated from the coding sequence ATGAAAATTGTTGCGATAACAGGGAATTTAACGCGTCCATCGAAAACTCGGGCTGTCGCGGACTACGTGGTCGGCCGAGCTCGATCATGTGGAGACGTTGTGAACTGCTGGGATCTTGTCGACCTTCATCCGCACCTTGGGGCGACAATCTGGCCTTCCGATGCCGCTGAGAATGTTAAAGCCGCCCTTGAAGATGTTGCGACCAGCGACCTTCTCATCGTCGGTAGCCCTGTCTACAAGGCATCCTATACCGGCTTGCTGAAGCACTTTTTCGATCTCATCGACATGAAGGCGCTTAAGGGCCGCCATATTATAGCTTTCGCGACGGGGAAAGCTCCGGCTCACGGGCCGCTGGTGGAGGTCTCGATGCGGGCCTTATTCGATTTTTTCGATGCGCAGATTGACGGTAAGTTCATATTTGCCCTCGACGAAGACTTTGATAATGCAGTGCTCTCCGAGAACCTGCGCGCGGCCGTGGATGACACGTTCGATAACGCACGCCGGGCCGTTAGCGCCTGGCGTGCAGGAGGTTACCAATGGCCTTTTCCAGCATAG
- a CDS encoding ABC transporter permease, with protein MSGNAIRQVTQDRSLFVPAALFLVLLVAVAIRGPSLFTTNGLAGAILVASPLILTALAITPIVMAGRGAVDLSVGPLMGFINVTVITWLVGNGITNPVVVICWAVVLGAAFQLLQALIIIYVRVAPIIVTLSGFLVLSGVNLMVMSRPGGVAPDWMMSWGAGTSVMSPVLALLIVAYALWVVIRRTMFYRNLCMTGADERMAYTSGVQVDLVRIIAHVIGGVFAGLAALSYTALISSGDPTQGSTYTLQAVTALVLGGASLSGGRGGALGSTLGAINMFMISYVLSTFNFGTVSGFVTQMAFGLILVGSLLVNVFVISRRSAA; from the coding sequence ATGTCCGGCAACGCAATTCGACAAGTCACGCAGGATCGATCGCTCTTTGTTCCTGCGGCACTTTTCCTAGTCCTGCTGGTCGCTGTGGCGATCCGCGGGCCTAGCTTGTTCACCACCAACGGTCTGGCGGGCGCAATCCTGGTCGCTTCGCCCCTAATTCTCACTGCGCTTGCGATTACACCAATCGTGATGGCGGGCAGGGGAGCAGTGGACCTCTCTGTCGGTCCGTTGATGGGCTTTATCAACGTCACCGTGATAACTTGGCTCGTCGGCAATGGGATCACCAATCCCGTCGTTGTAATTTGCTGGGCAGTCGTTCTCGGTGCGGCGTTCCAATTGCTGCAGGCACTAATCATCATCTACGTGCGCGTGGCCCCGATCATTGTGACACTATCAGGCTTCCTCGTCCTGTCCGGCGTCAATTTGATGGTAATGTCTCGTCCTGGTGGCGTTGCGCCAGACTGGATGATGTCGTGGGGTGCAGGCACGAGCGTCATGTCGCCTGTGCTGGCGCTCCTGATCGTAGCCTACGCGCTCTGGGTGGTCATAAGACGCACAATGTTCTATCGGAACCTGTGCATGACAGGTGCCGATGAACGCATGGCCTACACGAGCGGTGTTCAGGTCGACCTGGTGCGCATCATTGCCCACGTTATCGGCGGCGTCTTCGCAGGTTTGGCAGCTCTGAGCTACACGGCTCTGATTTCCTCCGGCGACCCGACACAAGGCAGTACTTACACGCTACAGGCGGTCACCGCTCTCGTCCTTGGCGGAGCGAGCCTTTCCGGCGGTCGGGGCGGGGCGCTCGGTTCAACGCTTGGCGCGATCAATATGTTCATGATCTCGTATGTCCTCTCCACATTCAACTTTGGCACGGTTTCCGGGTTCGTCACTCAGATGGCCTTTGGTCTGATCCTCGTCGGATCGCTCCTCGTGAATGTCTTCGTCATCAGCCGCCGCTCCGCCGCTTGA
- a CDS encoding alpha/beta fold hydrolase, which produces MTKHDPITGRYIYLTIEDIEYRVYYEEAGQGIPLLVGHTAGSDGRQYRHLLCDEEVTKNFRVIAFDLPYHGKSLPPYGVRWWEKEYNMTKKFMMDFQLVFSKALGLDRPVYMGSSMGGHLAIDLASNYPDNFRATISVEGALRSAAEYVDVGMAGIRKEFDNPNVNRTSIGAAMMLNISPYSPEANVREIQWEYSCGGPGIFAGDLYYYYYDHNVSQEEASRIDTSKCMLYFLTGEYDPNTSPADTKIAADLVKGSKFWTMEKLGHFPVTEDYTEFRKYLLPILEEIQQSSASPAKVA; this is translated from the coding sequence ATGACCAAGCACGATCCCATCACCGGCCGTTACATCTATCTGACGATCGAAGACATCGAATACCGCGTCTACTACGAAGAAGCAGGGCAAGGTATCCCGCTCCTCGTCGGCCACACGGCCGGTTCTGATGGACGTCAGTACCGACATTTGCTGTGCGATGAGGAGGTGACGAAGAATTTCCGGGTAATTGCTTTTGACCTGCCCTATCACGGCAAATCGCTCCCCCCTTACGGCGTTCGCTGGTGGGAGAAGGAATACAACATGACGAAGAAGTTCATGATGGACTTCCAGCTTGTGTTCTCAAAAGCGCTGGGTCTCGATCGTCCTGTTTACATGGGCAGCTCGATGGGTGGCCACCTCGCCATCGACCTGGCGTCGAACTACCCGGACAATTTCCGAGCGACGATCTCGGTCGAAGGCGCCTTGCGTTCCGCCGCAGAGTATGTCGACGTAGGTATGGCGGGTATTCGCAAAGAGTTCGACAATCCCAATGTCAACCGCACCTCCATCGGCGCGGCGATGATGCTGAACATCTCACCTTATTCGCCGGAGGCAAATGTCCGGGAAATCCAGTGGGAGTACAGCTGCGGCGGTCCCGGTATCTTCGCGGGCGATCTCTATTACTACTATTACGATCACAACGTTTCGCAGGAAGAAGCAAGCAGGATCGATACGTCGAAGTGCATGCTCTACTTCCTTACCGGCGAATACGATCCCAACACATCGCCAGCCGACACCAAAATCGCCGCTGACCTCGTCAAGGGTTCCAAGTTCTGGACGATGGAAAAACTTGGGCACTTCCCGGTCACCGAGGACTACACGGAGTTCCGAAAATACCTGCTGCCGATCCTCGAGGAGATCCAGCAGTCATCCGCGTCGCCGGCGAAGGTCGCCTGA
- a CDS encoding carboxymuconolactone decarboxylase family protein, whose amino-acid sequence MTVLETATVRTSGTDRPVPSEQFAHGLATRREVMGDEYVDAALGKATDFTWPMQQLVTEYCWDNIWNRPGLDRRSRSILNLGMISVLNRPHELRGHVRGAINNGLTKEEIQEIFLQVAIYVGVPAGIDSFRHAQDVFNEMGI is encoded by the coding sequence ATGACCGTTTTGGAAACAGCGACAGTCAGGACCAGCGGTACGGATCGGCCAGTGCCGTCTGAGCAATTCGCCCACGGCCTCGCGACCCGTCGTGAAGTTATGGGTGACGAGTATGTCGACGCCGCTCTTGGGAAAGCGACCGACTTCACCTGGCCTATGCAGCAACTTGTGACTGAGTACTGCTGGGACAACATCTGGAACCGGCCAGGCCTCGACAGGCGTTCTCGGTCGATTCTCAACCTGGGCATGATCTCGGTTCTCAACCGTCCTCACGAACTCAGGGGACACGTTCGGGGTGCGATCAACAACGGCCTCACGAAAGAAGAGATCCAGGAGATTTTCCTACAGGTCGCGATCTATGTCGGGGTCCCCGCAGGGATCGACAGTTTCCGGCATGCCCAAGACGTTTTCAACGAGATGGGCATCTGA
- a CDS encoding bifunctional 3,4-dihydroxy-2-butanone-4-phosphate synthase/GTP cyclohydrolase II gives MAFSSIDDAIQAIAAGKMVIVVDDENRENEGDIVVAAEKTTAEHVAFMMRYARGLICAPLAAERLDDLEIPLMVTRNSDSMQTAFTVSVDYKRGTTTGISAEDRAATITSLVDPATRPEDLSRPGHIFPLRANRLGVLGRPGHTEAAVDLARLAGLAPAGVICEIANDDGTMSRLPELESFASEHGLHIITIDSLVEHCRSRGAQVKRYAQSRMPTRFGEFDAIAYRHAATGIEHIALVLGDLTERENVLVRVHSECLTGEAFRSLRCDCGQQLEMALRAVQLAGAGCVIYMRGQEGRGIGLGNKIAAYRLQDHGSDTLEANHRLGFASDSRDYDAAAQMIRDLGINTVRLLTNNPAKIQALRSAGVNVSSRQSLIATSSASNVSYLRTKRDRLGHLLDHDIPAEQAGSDNIVSMWSSQVFSGPLG, from the coding sequence ATGGCCTTTTCCAGCATAGATGATGCTATCCAGGCGATCGCGGCGGGCAAGATGGTCATCGTGGTCGATGATGAAAACCGCGAAAACGAGGGCGACATAGTCGTTGCCGCTGAAAAAACAACAGCTGAGCATGTTGCTTTCATGATGCGGTACGCGAGAGGGTTGATCTGCGCGCCTCTTGCGGCCGAACGCCTCGACGACCTCGAGATCCCGCTGATGGTGACGCGGAACTCGGATTCGATGCAGACGGCATTTACGGTCTCGGTCGACTACAAACGCGGCACCACCACAGGTATCTCCGCCGAAGACCGCGCCGCGACCATAACTTCACTCGTTGATCCCGCCACGCGCCCAGAAGACCTTTCGCGACCAGGCCACATCTTTCCTTTGCGCGCAAACCGCCTTGGCGTCCTGGGCCGTCCGGGCCATACCGAGGCTGCCGTGGATCTTGCACGCCTAGCGGGTCTTGCACCGGCTGGCGTCATCTGTGAAATTGCCAATGACGACGGAACCATGTCGCGGCTGCCCGAACTCGAGAGTTTCGCGAGCGAACATGGTCTTCATATCATAACGATTGATTCCCTGGTTGAGCACTGCCGGAGCCGCGGTGCACAGGTCAAGCGATACGCGCAGTCTCGGATGCCGACCCGCTTTGGCGAATTCGATGCGATCGCTTATCGCCACGCTGCGACCGGAATTGAACACATTGCTCTAGTCCTTGGGGATCTCACCGAGAGGGAGAATGTCCTGGTTCGCGTGCATTCGGAATGTCTGACGGGTGAAGCATTCCGCTCTTTGCGGTGCGATTGTGGGCAGCAACTCGAAATGGCTCTACGGGCGGTTCAGTTGGCGGGTGCCGGTTGCGTGATCTACATGCGCGGCCAGGAAGGCCGTGGTATCGGGCTTGGAAACAAGATCGCAGCGTATCGCCTGCAGGATCACGGTTCCGATACTCTCGAAGCAAATCACAGGCTCGGCTTTGCGTCCGATTCTCGGGACTATGACGCAGCGGCGCAAATGATCCGCGACCTAGGCATTAACACGGTTCGTCTTCTCACAAACAACCCGGCAAAAATCCAGGCGCTTCGAAGCGCAGGCGTGAATGTATCATCCAGACAAAGTTTAATCGCCACGTCCAGTGCATCCAATGTCAGTTATCTTCGGACTAAGCGAGATCGGTTGGGTCACCTTCTCGACCACGACATACCAGCTGAACAGGCTGGTAGCGACAACATTGTTTCAATGTGGAGTTCGCAGGTCTTTTCGGGGCCACTTGGTTAG